One stretch of Kiritimatiellaceae bacterium DNA includes these proteins:
- a CDS encoding lipoate--protein ligase family protein: MLIVQSQSTDVYRNLAVEEWLLDHAEGRGPILFLCVNAPCVVIGKNQNPWRECRLSLMEKEGVPLARRISGGGAVYHDEGNLNVGVIVPRTEYREEKQYELIFQTLEEFGVKASKLRKNSLAVDGKKFSGQAFSFRGQHVLHHGTLLVNSDLNRLGRYLGSEIEGIETKAVASVPADVANLSTFAPELTVEKISAALIETFREMYGRNVGQASCLSEQAGSLSYVEKNITEVELLSIIEKLSSNDWKLCHTPYFQVTISGQTLDVEKGRITNLEGSPPFGEWGRSR; encoded by the coding sequence ATGTTAATTGTTCAATCCCAAAGCACGGATGTGTACCGCAATCTGGCGGTGGAAGAGTGGCTGCTCGACCACGCCGAAGGGCGCGGGCCGATTCTGTTTCTCTGCGTCAATGCGCCGTGCGTGGTGATCGGTAAAAACCAGAATCCGTGGCGCGAATGCCGGTTGTCGCTGATGGAAAAAGAGGGCGTGCCGCTGGCGCGGCGTATTTCCGGCGGCGGAGCGGTCTATCACGACGAAGGCAATCTGAACGTCGGCGTCATTGTGCCGCGTACAGAATACCGCGAAGAAAAGCAGTACGAACTGATTTTCCAAACTCTGGAAGAATTCGGAGTGAAAGCTTCCAAGCTTCGGAAAAACTCGCTGGCGGTGGATGGAAAGAAATTTTCCGGACAGGCTTTTAGCTTTCGCGGACAGCACGTTTTGCATCACGGCACATTGCTGGTGAACAGCGATCTGAACCGGCTGGGCCGCTACCTCGGCTCCGAAATTGAAGGAATCGAAACCAAAGCCGTCGCTTCCGTTCCGGCGGACGTCGCCAATCTTTCAACATTTGCGCCGGAGCTGACGGTTGAAAAAATTTCCGCTGCGCTGATTGAAACGTTCCGTGAGATGTATGGCAGGAATGTAGGACAGGCATCTTGCCTGTCTGAACAGGCTGGAAGCCTGTCCTACGTTGAGAAAAATATCACAGAAGTGGAGCTTCTTTCGATCATCGAAAAACTTTCTTCCAACGACTGGAAACTTTGCCACACTCCGTACTTTCAGGTGACGATCAGCGGCCAGACGCTTGATGTCGAAAAGGGCCGCATTACAAATCTGGAAGGCAGTCCGCCGTTTGGGGAGTGGGGACGGAGTCGATAA
- a CDS encoding sodium:alanine symporter family protein — MQTFEKLISILSGWVWGPPMLILLVGTGLYLTIRLKGLQFRALPMAFRMIWEKDHGHAGDISHFQALMTALAATVGIGNIVGVATAITLGGPGAVFWMWMTGLVGMVTKYSEAVLAVKYREHGPHGMRGGPMYYLSKGVGLPWLGTLFAIFTALATFGIGNMTQANATAGIFATVFHVEPWITGLVLMVLTALVIIGGIRSIGKFTSFLVPVMILGYVIASLVVLVLNAGEIPHAFMLIFRHAFSPAAATGGFAGATIAAAMRFGIARGVFSNESGLGSAPIAAAAARTHDPVKQALVSMTQTFIDTLVVCTMTALVILTATSWTKGIAPGELTSASFAETLGETGRIIVAISTALFAYSTLIGWNYYGEKAIEYLLGPRSIRIYRIIFIAAVMVGCMTKLELVWNVSDLMNGLMAIPNLIGLLVLSKVIKDETDRYFESGKKKK; from the coding sequence ATGCAAACATTTGAAAAACTGATTTCCATTCTGTCGGGCTGGGTATGGGGTCCGCCGATGCTGATTCTGCTGGTCGGAACTGGCCTTTACCTGACGATCCGGCTCAAAGGGTTGCAATTTCGTGCTCTGCCGATGGCGTTCCGCATGATCTGGGAAAAAGACCACGGCCACGCGGGCGATATCAGCCATTTTCAGGCGCTGATGACGGCGCTGGCGGCGACGGTCGGTATCGGCAATATCGTCGGCGTGGCGACGGCGATTACGCTCGGCGGCCCCGGCGCGGTGTTCTGGATGTGGATGACCGGTCTGGTCGGGATGGTGACGAAGTATTCTGAGGCGGTGCTGGCGGTGAAATACCGCGAACACGGCCCGCACGGAATGCGCGGCGGCCCGATGTATTATCTTTCCAAAGGCGTCGGCCTTCCGTGGCTCGGAACGCTGTTCGCCATCTTTACCGCGCTGGCGACATTCGGGATCGGCAATATGACGCAGGCCAATGCGACCGCCGGAATTTTTGCGACGGTCTTTCATGTCGAACCGTGGATCACCGGGCTGGTGCTGATGGTGCTGACGGCGCTGGTGATTATCGGCGGCATCCGCTCCATCGGCAAATTCACCTCGTTCCTCGTGCCGGTGATGATTCTCGGCTACGTGATCGCCTCGCTGGTGGTGCTGGTGCTGAACGCAGGCGAGATTCCACACGCCTTCATGCTGATTTTCCGCCACGCGTTTTCTCCGGCGGCGGCCACCGGAGGATTCGCCGGAGCCACGATAGCCGCCGCGATGCGTTTCGGGATTGCACGCGGCGTGTTTTCCAACGAGTCCGGGTTGGGCTCCGCGCCGATCGCCGCCGCAGCGGCCCGTACGCATGATCCGGTCAAGCAGGCGCTGGTGAGCATGACTCAGACGTTTATTGACACGCTGGTGGTCTGCACGATGACCGCGCTGGTGATTCTGACGGCGACGTCCTGGACGAAAGGTATCGCTCCCGGCGAACTGACGAGCGCCAGTTTTGCCGAAACGCTGGGTGAAACGGGACGGATTATCGTGGCGATTTCCACCGCGCTGTTCGCCTATTCGACGCTGATCGGCTGGAACTATTACGGCGAGAAAGCGATCGAGTATTTGCTCGGGCCGCGCTCCATCCGCATCTACCGCATTATTTTCATCGCGGCGGTCATGGTCGGCTGTATGACCAAGCTGGAGCTGGTCTGGAATGTTTCCGACCTGATGAACGGGCTGATGGCGATTCCGAATCTGATCGGGCTGCTGGTGCTGTCCAAGGTGATCAAAGACGAAACCGACCGCTACTTCGAATCCGGCAAAAAGAAAAAATAG
- a CDS encoding AI-2E family transporter codes for MNRIEAVAAVAAAAFLAVGCLLVLRPFVSAILWAAVLTFTTWPLLLKLQGWMKGRRTLAAFTMTALIALILVFPFVLAGITLTENVSRLEELFRALQGGLPVNAPEWVKQLPWVGRAIEHAWPGIAQDTGWLSTSVKSVGMKAGGWLLAHSIDFGKGVLQLILSVIIMFVFYRDGERVSARISAGAQRIAGDVSQRLLSIAGNTVRSVVYGIIGTALAQAIAAAIGFWVAGVPSSFLLGLLTFLLALIPGGPPCIWIPAAFWLFNAGHPGWGIFMIVWGIFIISGIDNLVRPYLISRGSNLPFIIVLLGAVGGVVAFGFIGLFLGPVLLAVGYALMREYTASRESTADELPPDLPV; via the coding sequence ATGAACCGGATCGAAGCGGTGGCGGCAGTAGCGGCGGCGGCTTTTCTGGCGGTCGGATGTCTGCTGGTACTGCGTCCGTTTGTGTCGGCCATCCTGTGGGCCGCTGTGCTGACCTTTACTACATGGCCGCTACTGCTGAAACTGCAAGGCTGGATGAAAGGGCGCCGCACGCTGGCCGCTTTCACCATGACCGCGCTGATCGCGCTTATTCTTGTTTTCCCGTTTGTGCTGGCGGGAATCACGCTGACGGAAAATGTATCGCGGCTGGAAGAACTGTTTCGTGCTCTGCAAGGCGGGCTGCCGGTCAATGCTCCTGAATGGGTGAAGCAACTGCCGTGGGTCGGCCGGGCGATCGAGCATGCCTGGCCGGGAATTGCGCAGGATACCGGCTGGCTCTCCACCAGTGTGAAGTCTGTCGGGATGAAGGCCGGGGGATGGTTGCTGGCTCACAGCATTGATTTCGGTAAAGGAGTTCTTCAGCTGATACTGAGCGTGATTATCATGTTCGTGTTTTACCGGGACGGCGAAAGAGTATCGGCGCGAATTTCTGCCGGAGCGCAGCGTATTGCCGGTGACGTTTCACAACGCCTGCTGTCCATCGCCGGCAATACGGTTCGCAGTGTCGTTTACGGCATTATCGGCACGGCGCTGGCTCAGGCCATTGCTGCGGCGATCGGATTCTGGGTGGCGGGCGTGCCGTCGTCGTTCCTGCTGGGTCTGCTGACATTCCTGCTGGCACTGATTCCCGGCGGCCCGCCGTGTATCTGGATTCCGGCAGCGTTCTGGCTGTTTAACGCAGGACATCCCGGCTGGGGTATTTTCATGATCGTCTGGGGCATTTTCATTATCAGCGGCATCGACAATCTGGTTCGCCCGTATCTGATCAGCCGGGGATCGAATCTGCCGTTTATCATTGTTCTGCTGGGCGCAGTCGGCGGCGTGGTGGCTTTCGGATTTATCGGTCTTTTTCTGGGACCGGTGCTGCTGGCTGTCGGCTATGCGCTGATGCGTGAATACACCGCCAGCCGTGAATCAACTGCGGATGAACTGCCGCCGGATCTGCCGGTATAA
- a CDS encoding V-type ATP synthase subunit A → MNLGKIVGVNGNLLTVEFEKPVIQNETGFARLGDIHLKSEVIRIRGCHAELQVFESTAGLKVGDQVEFTGALLSVELGPGLLTQIFDGLQNPLPALAEECGFFLQRGKYLKALPRDKKWKFTPSVKIGDAVQAGSAVGTVPEGIFDHRIMVPFRITGRLTVKEIAPAGEYTVENVVAKVTDEKGREHDVKLMQLWPVKVPIKCYAERLRPTEPLITKVRIVDTFFPVARGGTYCIPGPFGAGKTVLQQITSRHADVDVVIIAACGERAGEVVETLREFPELTDPRTGKSLMERTLIICNTSSMPVAAREASVYTAVTIAEYYRQMGLNVLLLADSTSRWAQALREMSGRLEEIPGEEAFPAYLESVIAAFYERGGVVRLHDGSTGSVTVGGTVSPAGGNFEEPVTQSTLKVVGAFHGLSRARSDARRYPAIDPLESWSKYPSVVDAEELKQARRFLREGSEVNQMMKVVGEEGTSIEDFVVYLKGEYIDSVYLQQNAFSEVDAATPVDRQRYVFGALAAILRTKLEFENKDAARTFFHKLTQATRDWNNAAFESEEFKKQQEQINALLAEVTDYA, encoded by the coding sequence ATGAACCTTGGGAAAATTGTCGGTGTAAACGGAAACCTACTGACGGTGGAGTTTGAAAAACCTGTCATTCAAAACGAAACGGGTTTTGCCCGGCTCGGCGACATTCACCTGAAATCCGAAGTGATCCGTATTCGCGGCTGCCACGCTGAACTGCAGGTGTTCGAATCCACCGCCGGTCTGAAAGTCGGCGACCAGGTGGAATTTACCGGTGCGCTGCTTTCCGTCGAACTCGGCCCCGGTCTGCTGACACAGATTTTCGACGGCTTGCAGAATCCGCTGCCTGCGCTGGCCGAAGAGTGCGGCTTTTTTCTTCAGCGCGGAAAATATCTAAAAGCGCTTCCGCGCGATAAAAAGTGGAAGTTCACGCCGTCGGTGAAAATCGGCGATGCTGTACAGGCCGGTTCTGCGGTCGGAACCGTGCCGGAAGGAATTTTCGATCACCGCATTATGGTGCCGTTCCGCATCACAGGACGGTTGACGGTTAAAGAAATCGCGCCTGCCGGTGAATATACGGTCGAGAATGTGGTTGCGAAAGTCACCGACGAAAAAGGCCGTGAGCATGACGTGAAGCTGATGCAGCTCTGGCCGGTCAAAGTGCCGATCAAGTGCTACGCCGAACGGTTGCGCCCGACGGAACCGCTCATTACCAAAGTGCGCATCGTGGATACCTTTTTTCCGGTGGCGCGCGGAGGAACCTATTGTATTCCCGGTCCGTTCGGCGCGGGCAAAACCGTTTTGCAACAGATCACCAGCCGCCACGCCGATGTGGATGTGGTGATCATTGCGGCCTGCGGCGAGCGCGCCGGTGAAGTGGTGGAAACGCTGCGCGAATTTCCGGAACTGACCGACCCGCGTACCGGCAAGAGTCTGATGGAGCGCACACTGATTATCTGTAATACCAGTTCAATGCCGGTGGCTGCGCGCGAAGCGTCGGTCTATACCGCTGTGACGATTGCTGAATATTACCGCCAGATGGGACTGAATGTTCTGCTGCTGGCCGACTCAACTTCGCGCTGGGCACAGGCGCTGCGCGAAATGTCGGGACGTCTCGAAGAAATCCCCGGCGAAGAAGCGTTCCCGGCCTATCTCGAATCCGTAATTGCCGCCTTCTACGAACGCGGTGGCGTGGTGCGTCTGCACGATGGCTCAACCGGTTCGGTGACGGTCGGCGGAACGGTTTCGCCTGCGGGCGGTAACTTTGAGGAGCCGGTCACGCAGAGCACGCTTAAAGTGGTCGGCGCGTTCCACGGTCTGTCACGCGCCCGTTCCGATGCGCGCCGCTATCCGGCCATTGACCCGCTGGAAAGCTGGAGCAAATATCCGAGCGTCGTGGATGCCGAAGAGCTGAAACAGGCGCGCCGCTTCCTGCGCGAAGGCAGCGAAGTGAACCAGATGATGAAGGTCGTCGGCGAAGAAGGCACCTCGATTGAGGATTTTGTGGTTTACCTGAAAGGCGAATACATCGACTCCGTATATCTTCAGCAAAACGCGTTCAGTGAAGTGGACGCTGCCACGCCGGTGGATCGCCAGCGGTATGTTTTTGGCGCACTTGCCGCTATTCTTCGAACCAAGCTGGAATTTGAAAACAAAGATGCGGCGCGCACCTTCTTTCATAAGCTGACGCAGGCAACGCGCGACTGGAACAACGCCGCCTTTGAAAGCGAAGAATTTAAGAAACAGCAGGAGCAGATCAACGCACTGCTCGCGGAGGTTACGGATTATGCATAA
- the smc gene encoding chromosome segregation protein SMC, whose protein sequence is MYLKSVELVGFKSFAEKTRLEFEPGMTAIVGPNGCGKSNVSDAIRWVLGESRPTAIRGSSMEDCIFNGTDSHKPLGMAEVTLTLADCEKELDLGLNEVSITRRVFRSGESDYFINKKACRRKDIQRLFMDTGIGTDAYSVMEQGKIDRVLSSRPDDRRAVFEEASGITKYKTDKQESLRKLEQTEANLLRLADVIREVKRQIISLQRQAGKAQRFKVLQEELRALDIYSTRHRLKQLSTRIDEIRAQLETSRVKVDETHRRIAAANGETDALRAELQQLETAIGSAMDDSMRVKNELERAQQTIRTNAERITELETLAQQNTKESEEAKSRLTQHRASLEEVVQMMQSAEAERLKAKTELETATTRQRETEAQVHSGREALNRLRNESMTLDQRIGRLQNELSEIDAKERAGVIRKEQLAAEKSGLERALASYQERGTQMAAKAEELKAAVAAQQTAMAELRDRRSSAAEKIQTLEKEISELQRKLADKNARLEMVFEARKEGFPAGAQHLLDRGDENVVGPLAEQFTAASGFETALEAVLRPWMDALVVRTRSGARNVLTLLAESNQGAVRLLAAEGDAPAAAENSLLGKISCADEVRPLAARLLANVFVAETLQAIPLTLPAGSVFVTKRGELLTAEGTAELWKPEEGEINPLGRHHLREQLQGDIQTLEKTLADKRKLHEALRAEQNGTGDALEAAQRELDDRRRSLAVQEGESQVIARELKQARERVETVTYEFNKLMEQKGSGEDRRTAVAREGAEARDKLAQTRQQISTQTETLNALEELRATVLSETSECRVQYSQHEQRIESLKSRRQPLEARLKELQELIEERTRGVSSYQQRVAQLKAASSEAEQKVAPLSAAVAAAEKKLAEARQVREGRTAALSEREQTLRTLQSEMEEMQNGKTKLEVELAEQRMRHQNSLDRLTATWHITPDQLAREPAPKWENDVEPAMEEIEIQAAEHRAKLESMGPVNLVAIEEHAELEERFAFLSQQEADLISAKDQLVEMIKKINATTTELFKDTFDKVNENFGIIFEQLFGGGAAKLVLVDETDVLESGIEIIARPPGKKLQTISLLSGGERTMTAVALLFALFKVKPSPFCVLDEMDAALDEANVSRFVKMVKGFLTQSQFILITHSRQTISAADVIYGVTMPNRGVSRTMSMKFSDYQDSDAAKP, encoded by the coding sequence ATGTACCTGAAATCTGTAGAGCTTGTTGGTTTTAAAAGTTTCGCCGAAAAAACCCGTCTGGAGTTTGAACCGGGTATGACGGCGATTGTCGGCCCGAACGGCTGCGGAAAAAGTAACGTCTCGGACGCGATCCGCTGGGTGCTCGGCGAATCCCGCCCGACCGCCATTCGCGGCTCTTCGATGGAAGACTGCATTTTTAACGGCACCGATTCCCACAAACCGCTCGGCATGGCGGAGGTCACCCTCACCCTCGCCGACTGCGAAAAGGAGCTCGATCTCGGACTGAACGAAGTCAGCATCACCCGCCGCGTTTTCCGTTCCGGCGAAAGCGATTATTTCATCAACAAAAAAGCCTGCCGCCGCAAAGACATCCAGCGGCTGTTCATGGACACCGGGATCGGCACCGACGCCTACTCTGTCATGGAACAGGGTAAAATCGACCGCGTTCTTTCCTCGCGCCCCGACGACCGCCGCGCCGTTTTCGAAGAAGCGTCCGGTATCACCAAATATAAAACCGACAAGCAGGAATCTCTCCGTAAGCTCGAACAGACCGAAGCCAACCTGCTCCGTCTCGCCGACGTAATTCGCGAAGTGAAGCGTCAGATTATTTCCCTCCAGCGACAGGCCGGCAAAGCCCAGCGCTTCAAGGTCCTGCAGGAAGAACTCCGCGCGCTGGATATTTATTCCACGCGCCACCGCCTCAAACAGCTCAGCACCCGTATCGACGAAATCCGCGCCCAGCTCGAAACCTCCCGCGTCAAAGTGGACGAAACCCACCGGCGCATCGCCGCCGCCAACGGCGAAACCGATGCCCTGCGCGCCGAACTCCAGCAGCTCGAAACCGCGATCGGCTCGGCGATGGACGATTCGATGCGCGTTAAAAATGAACTCGAACGCGCCCAGCAGACCATCCGTACCAACGCCGAACGCATCACCGAACTCGAAACGCTAGCCCAGCAGAACACCAAAGAATCTGAAGAGGCGAAAAGCCGCCTGACCCAGCACCGCGCTTCGCTCGAAGAAGTTGTACAGATGATGCAGTCCGCCGAAGCCGAACGGCTGAAGGCTAAGACCGAACTGGAAACCGCGACAACCCGTCAGCGCGAAACCGAAGCGCAGGTTCATTCAGGCCGTGAAGCGCTGAACCGTCTGCGCAACGAATCCATGACGCTCGACCAGCGTATCGGACGCCTGCAGAACGAACTTTCCGAAATCGACGCCAAGGAGCGCGCCGGTGTGATCCGCAAGGAACAGCTCGCCGCCGAAAAGAGCGGACTCGAACGGGCGCTGGCGTCCTATCAGGAACGCGGCACTCAAATGGCCGCCAAAGCGGAAGAACTGAAAGCGGCCGTCGCCGCACAGCAGACCGCGATGGCTGAACTGCGCGACCGCCGCTCGTCCGCCGCCGAAAAAATCCAGACTCTGGAAAAAGAAATTTCCGAACTCCAGCGGAAGCTGGCCGACAAAAACGCCCGCCTCGAAATGGTTTTTGAAGCCCGCAAAGAAGGTTTCCCCGCTGGAGCCCAGCACCTGCTGGATCGCGGCGACGAAAACGTCGTCGGCCCGCTGGCCGAACAGTTTACCGCCGCGTCTGGTTTCGAAACCGCGCTCGAAGCGGTCCTCCGTCCGTGGATGGATGCACTGGTTGTCCGCACCCGTTCCGGCGCACGCAACGTTCTCACCCTGCTGGCCGAAAGTAATCAGGGCGCGGTACGCCTGCTCGCCGCCGAAGGCGACGCTCCGGCCGCTGCCGAAAATTCACTGCTCGGAAAAATTTCCTGCGCCGACGAAGTCCGCCCGCTGGCCGCGCGACTGCTCGCTAATGTTTTTGTCGCTGAAACGCTTCAGGCGATTCCGCTCACCCTGCCCGCCGGTTCGGTGTTTGTAACCAAGCGCGGCGAACTGCTGACCGCCGAAGGCACCGCCGAACTTTGGAAACCCGAAGAAGGCGAAATCAATCCGCTGGGCCGCCACCATTTGCGCGAACAGTTGCAGGGCGATATCCAGACCTTGGAAAAAACGCTGGCCGATAAACGTAAACTGCACGAAGCCCTGCGCGCCGAGCAGAACGGAACCGGCGACGCGCTCGAAGCCGCTCAGCGCGAACTCGATGACCGCCGCCGTTCCCTCGCCGTACAGGAAGGTGAAAGCCAGGTCATTGCCCGCGAACTGAAACAGGCCCGCGAACGGGTCGAAACCGTCACCTACGAATTTAATAAACTGATGGAGCAAAAAGGTTCCGGCGAAGACCGCCGTACCGCCGTTGCCCGCGAAGGGGCCGAAGCGCGCGATAAGCTGGCGCAGACCCGCCAGCAGATTTCGACCCAGACCGAAACGCTCAACGCGCTCGAAGAACTGCGCGCCACCGTGCTTTCCGAAACATCCGAGTGCCGCGTGCAGTATTCCCAGCACGAACAGCGGATCGAATCGCTCAAGAGCCGCCGCCAGCCGCTCGAAGCGCGGCTGAAAGAACTGCAGGAACTGATCGAAGAACGGACACGCGGCGTCAGCTCCTACCAGCAGCGCGTCGCCCAGCTCAAAGCCGCCAGCAGCGAGGCCGAGCAGAAAGTTGCTCCGCTCAGCGCCGCCGTCGCCGCCGCGGAAAAGAAACTGGCCGAAGCCCGGCAGGTACGCGAAGGCCGCACCGCCGCCCTTTCCGAACGCGAGCAGACTCTCCGTACGCTTCAGAGCGAAATGGAAGAAATGCAGAACGGCAAAACCAAACTCGAAGTCGAACTGGCGGAACAGCGTATGCGCCACCAGAACTCGCTCGACCGGTTGACCGCCACTTGGCACATCACGCCCGACCAGCTCGCCCGCGAGCCCGCCCCGAAATGGGAAAACGATGTCGAACCGGCGATGGAAGAAATTGAAATTCAGGCCGCTGAACACCGCGCTAAGCTCGAATCCATGGGCCCGGTTAATCTGGTCGCCATCGAAGAACACGCCGAACTCGAAGAACGCTTCGCCTTCCTCAGTCAGCAGGAAGCCGACCTGATCAGCGCCAAAGACCAGCTTGTCGAAATGATCAAAAAGATCAACGCCACGACCACCGAACTGTTTAAAGACACGTTTGACAAGGTGAACGAAAACTTCGGCATCATCTTTGAACAGCTCTTCGGCGGCGGCGCGGCCAAGCTGGTCTTGGTGGACGAAACGGACGTACTGGAATCCGGCATTGAAATTATCGCCCGGCCTCCCGGCAAAAAGCTCCAGACCATTTCGCTGCTCTCCGGCGGCGAACGCACGATGACTGCGGTCGCCCTGCTCTTCGCGCTGTTCAAAGTTAAGCCGAGCCCGTTCTGCGTACTCGACGAAATGGACGCGGCGCTCGACGAAGCTAACGTCAGCCGGTTCGTGAAAATGGTCAAAGGCTTCCTGACGCAATCGCAGTTCATCCTGATCACGCACAGCCGACAGACCATTTCAGCGGCCGACGTGATCTACGGCGTAACCATGCCCAACCGCGGCGTCTCGCGCACCATGTCCATGAAGTTTTCCGACTATCAGGACTCCGACGCCGCCAAGCCATAA
- a CDS encoding YdcF family protein, producing the protein MMHSRQIDDLNCVIRFLARQDLTELTSAELFARRGIRQVDRLILLGGITSPDFAEITAEAFHNGFAAGLMVVGGIGHSTQNLRDNIARHPRYGKVPTVGRPEADMLFDILTTFLGVPPERILVERQSTNCGNNATFALEVARKENAVPRTAVILQDPTMERRTCEAFLRGWETEPTTFDCVAPVIPLLTVQNGAIAFENPVHAGYYKMDGFLKLVMGEIPRLRDDENGYGPKGHNFINHVDIPASVLDSFNRLTENFSGHIRPRYTPYST; encoded by the coding sequence ATGATGCATAGCCGTCAAATTGACGATCTCAACTGCGTCATCCGCTTTCTTGCCCGGCAGGATTTGACGGAGCTGACTTCCGCCGAACTGTTCGCCCGGCGCGGCATCCGTCAGGTCGACCGCCTGATTCTGCTGGGCGGCATCACGTCGCCCGACTTTGCCGAGATCACCGCCGAAGCGTTTCATAACGGATTCGCGGCGGGGCTGATGGTGGTCGGCGGAATCGGGCACTCCACGCAAAACCTGCGCGACAATATTGCCCGCCATCCGCGCTACGGAAAAGTTCCGACCGTAGGCCGTCCGGAGGCCGACATGCTGTTTGATATTCTGACGACCTTCCTCGGCGTCCCGCCGGAACGGATTCTGGTCGAACGCCAATCCACCAACTGCGGAAACAACGCAACCTTCGCGCTGGAAGTCGCACGAAAAGAAAATGCTGTGCCCCGGACGGCGGTTATCCTGCAGGATCCAACGATGGAGCGCCGAACCTGTGAAGCGTTTTTGCGCGGATGGGAAACTGAGCCAACCACCTTCGACTGCGTCGCGCCGGTCATTCCGCTTCTGACGGTTCAGAACGGAGCAATCGCTTTTGAAAATCCGGTTCACGCCGGATATTATAAAATGGACGGCTTCCTGAAGCTGGTAATGGGCGAAATCCCGCGACTGCGTGACGACGAAAACGGCTACGGCCCCAAAGGACACAATTTCATCAATCACGTCGATATTCCGGCCTCCGTGCTGGATTCTTTCAACCGGCTGACCGAAAACTTTTCCGGCCACATCCGTCCAAGGTACACACCTTATAGCACTTAA
- a CDS encoding aquaporin family protein, which produces MICRREFIGEALGTFLLVLFGCGSVAVSILFNAYQSLMQIALAWGIGVTLAIYLTRHLSCAHLNPAVSVAMAASGRMPVRKLPVYITAQFAGAILAGLTVYALFAPSIAAYENAHGIVRGTAESVATARMFGEYYSGSGAVVSLPLAIGAEAFGTFLLVLMIFALTEGCNVGRPDNALAPVFIGLTVTSIICLIAPLTQAGLNPARDFGPRLVAWLAGWGDAAFPDRSGGFFYVYIAAPLVGGVTAALFFIHILEKAMKQPANSCCCAPDKTDAAKKTSCECDCSTDKSVSATKSACQCDCSTDKPRSSGCCC; this is translated from the coding sequence ATGATCTGCAGGCGGGAATTCATCGGTGAAGCACTGGGCACCTTTTTGCTGGTGCTGTTCGGATGCGGATCGGTCGCAGTTTCCATTCTGTTTAATGCGTATCAGAGTTTGATGCAGATCGCTCTGGCGTGGGGAATCGGCGTGACGCTGGCGATTTATCTCACGCGGCATCTGTCGTGTGCGCATCTCAACCCGGCGGTGAGCGTGGCGATGGCCGCCAGCGGACGCATGCCGGTTCGGAAACTGCCGGTCTATATCACCGCCCAGTTCGCTGGCGCGATTCTCGCCGGTCTGACGGTGTACGCGCTATTCGCCCCGTCCATCGCGGCCTACGAAAATGCTCACGGCATTGTGCGCGGCACGGCGGAATCGGTGGCGACCGCCCGAATGTTCGGCGAATATTATTCCGGCTCCGGCGCCGTTGTTTCTCTTCCACTGGCCATCGGCGCGGAAGCGTTTGGTACGTTCCTGCTGGTACTGATGATTTTTGCGCTGACGGAAGGCTGTAATGTCGGCCGCCCGGACAATGCGCTGGCACCGGTATTCATCGGCCTGACCGTGACATCCATCATTTGCCTGATCGCGCCGCTGACTCAGGCGGGACTGAATCCGGCGCGCGATTTCGGCCCGCGTCTGGTGGCCTGGCTTGCGGGCTGGGGCGACGCCGCATTTCCAGATCGCTCCGGCGGGTTCTTTTATGTTTACATCGCCGCCCCGTTAGTCGGCGGCGTAACCGCCGCGCTCTTTTTTATTCACATATTGGAGAAAGCCATGAAACAACCTGCCAATTCCTGCTGCTGTGCGCCGGATAAAACCGACGCCGCAAAAAAAACGTCCTGCGAATGCGACTGCTCGACGGATAAATCCGTATCTGCAACCAAATCGGCCTGCCAGTGCGATTGCTCGACAGACAAGCCCCGGTCATCCGGGTGCTGCTGTTAG
- a CDS encoding DUF2764 family protein has protein sequence MNHWYLVASLPYLRFGEKPLVNRAAFLAACTEWLAEEDVTALQAAFENRCSPDSDVSRRWWNGEVELRNAVVRVRAKNRNTDAARFIRPCDGFNMSVEKTVADAFTRANPLEQEAELDRIRWAQADELALAAPFGFPGVFAFAIKLRIAERWAGLDDAAGQSKVEEFIEQATA, from the coding sequence GTGAACCACTGGTATCTAGTCGCCTCGCTTCCGTATTTGCGCTTCGGCGAAAAGCCGCTGGTGAACCGCGCGGCGTTTTTAGCGGCTTGCACTGAATGGCTGGCAGAAGAAGATGTGACGGCACTTCAAGCCGCATTCGAAAACCGGTGCTCACCGGACAGTGATGTTTCGCGGCGCTGGTGGAATGGCGAGGTTGAGTTGCGCAATGCCGTGGTGCGGGTTCGCGCCAAAAACCGCAATACCGATGCGGCCCGGTTTATCCGCCCATGCGACGGGTTCAATATGTCGGTTGAAAAAACGGTGGCGGACGCTTTTACGCGCGCCAACCCGCTGGAGCAGGAAGCCGAGCTGGATCGTATCCGCTGGGCGCAGGCGGACGAGCTGGCTTTGGCTGCTCCATTCGGTTTCCCCGGTGTTTTTGCTTTTGCCATCAAACTGCGCATTGCGGAGCGCTGGGCCGGTCTGGATGACGCCGCAGGGCAGAGTAAAGTCGAAGAATTTATCGAACAGGCAACCGCTTAA